In Anthonomus grandis grandis chromosome 17, icAntGran1.3, whole genome shotgun sequence, the DNA window GATTTTccaatatttacattaatattattttttcttaaattttaattttagaggaATGAGGAGCTTCTCAAAATTGCACCTCGTATACTGTagctactaattttttttaaacaaatgaagAGCCCTGTCAATGAATGTCATTCTGTCATTTTTGAAATGTCAGAAATTTCAAATTGGCTCCTCATTTACCTTTCATCACATATGTGATAATTTAATgcaattattgttattgtacAGCTCCTCATTctccattaattttattatgatttttttaaatattaattttacaagaATGCGGAGCTTTTTTTAGGTACTTTCACCAAAAATCACGAATCCTTTAAACCCTTATATCTCAGAGACCATTTATCCAATGTTCAGATCAAATTGCTTAATCCATGTTAAAGATCATTTGCTGGCACCTGTTATCATCgactctaaatttaaaaaatactaataaattaaatagtttactgaaaaaaaatcaaatcttcAAAATCACTCGAGTTATGGTACTTTGAAAATGGCTTTATCAAGCCCCTTCGCCAATAATCTTTAAACCCTTGTATCTTAGGAACTATTCAACCTCTTACAGGTAGCTcctcatttttttaatcaaattaggAGCAATGTCAGAAAGCTCGAACTAGCtcctcattttaattttaaaactgaatGTAAGATATGTGACTTTAAgataaaatttctttataaaaaaggtttttttgtaataattcatGTCCCTATTTGTACACTGATAATTTCGgacaatattgtttaaatttgagGCACTTAGTAGAGTTTTAGAGCGTTTTTTAGAGAGGAACTTTATTAATagcattgattttaaaaaagtgacTTCTCATTTTATTGTGAGGAGTCTCAAAAAAAGTAGGTATGAGGAGCATgctttattattgtaaaaatgatttttctacgATTTAAAATGAATAcctgtttaatttttaagcgAGTTTTAAGAAGTAATTTCTACTTTATGCGTGTTCATATCGCAAAATAAAGGATCATTTTCGCATTTATCTTTaactgaaaaagaaattaatttaagttcaatggGTCGCACAAGTGGAGGACTGAACGGTGCTGGCTAGTTTTACATAACACATGGTCGGATGGAGGACTGAACGGTCTTCGATCACCTATACATAGAGCGCACGGTCAATTGTTGCAGATTTTATGTTTGAGGAggaatgataaaaaaatatttctgaataGTTGGGGAATTTTTGTTATAGTATATAACACTTTTATTGCAGCAAATGCTaagaaaaatctagaaaaaattgACAACACTGCCGCGGAATTTTCGGACGGAGGACTGACCGGTCTTCGATCAACCATTGGatgaactaaataaaaaaatgcttgcaGTGCTGCCAAACCTAAAGATTCTTCCCCAGATACGGCCGGTCCTTCATTACGATACTCACCATTTTTCTTCACCAACTGCCACTGAACGAACCAATCGGAATCCGACGCTACCTCACTGGAATTCCCTTGAAGATCAAAGGTGTCATCGCCATCGCTTCGCGGACGATACTTCTTCACCAGTTCGACCACGAAGTTCTCCCAAGCATTTTTAGCGATGTTGCAGATCTTCGGATCTTCGTCACTGTTAGTGGACGTCTTGGGACAGTTGGGGATTCCGTCACACAGCAGATGATCTGAGATACACAGCATGGGAATGCGACCGATACGCATGCAGGTGTGCTGGAAGGGTTCCTTGCATGATGGACCtaagaagaaaattaagatGAAGAAGACTTATTTACTCTTAGTGTGAATTTAATCCATAGCCAATCTTCATTAAATTATGTTCATGAGTGTGATGATTAGTGAAACAAACACGCACACACGTTCGGGAAATTCGTAATTTATTCGattgtttttatgtatttatttaaacaaaattgctGCAGATAAATCTAGAAAAACACGTTGTTTTTCACGGTTTTAAGATAAATCGCGAAAACAATATCCATTCATTTTGTCTGTGACTAAGTGCGCTTTAAGTGACATAATATAAGTGACATTCATTAATTCGTTTTTTCATTATGTAAATCGTGACCTTTCTTACGGCGTGAGGGATTGTAGTGGAGAGCGGAGAGgtttttcgtttaaatttaatttagtaaattgtttaatatactTGTAATATATATAGAGAGAGAAAAGGAGAGTTTCCTTTCCTTTCATTTTTTGACACTAAATCGGAAGGAGGACTGAACGgtctttgaataaaaaatgtcttGATTAATCATACTCTTAATTAACACTAACCTGATCCTACAGCCGTCAGAACTACAGTCTTAAAAAAGACCACGGCGCTTTGGTTCTCTGGTGGACTCCACAGTATATTAAACTCCGAAGTCAGTAAGTCAATATCGGTCATTTTCTCCCCCGAACAAGGATCTCCTTTCCAAAACGGAGCTGTACTGTTATCCGGCAAAtactattgagaaaaaaaaccatattttaattctaaaaataacatttgacgtatgtatgtacatatataatggccgttaaaataattgaaagaacataataaaataatgattaaaatcGAATTTGAACGTCGTTAGTCAGAAACCTGATTTTCCTCTACATCTACCTGCTAATTTTTACTACGAACTCACACAAACAAGTATATGATAATTTATCCGTCGCGGGTCGTGtgttaatttattagttaaatatcCAATATGAAAATGAGCATCTCGCCTATGGAAATCTGCTGGTCATATTGTGCAATAACGTATTTTGTTTGAAGATTTGAggtcatttttatatttaatttatgacGCGAAAGTACTAGGGTTTAGGAGAGAAAGAAGAGGAACAGGATAAAGTCAACCTTCAGTCATTAAAGGAAAATGTACTATTGAAATCATCATCTTTTTGAAGATCCTGTTCAACACTATAGACGTGTTTAGCCTTTAAGAGGATTAATTTTATTGAGTCTACACCACCTAAGGACTTCCATTAAGTAACATCAATTCATGCTTTCTCCCTAAATCAATTATCAAGTACCTACAGGTATTGTAAAAATGCAGCAATATTTAACTTTCCATTTATTAATCTATATTGTTCTTCACTGGTATACCCTTTCCAGATTATTTAGAATACCCGATTTCCTGGAAATGGTCTTTAAGTTCATCTGATGTACTTGATTTATGCTATGAATTGTTGATTATCCATACATACTTTGACCTTGAGTCGTTTCTTTGTCAATTTCCTGCAGAAGGTTTGAGAAATCGCGCACTGTATCGACGATCGGCCATCTCAGACTTACGTATGATGCTAAATATTCAttaactattgattttttatagtaaGACAGTTTCTTTTTCGAATTTTACTATATATGacatagtttcaatttttaagtccACAAAATCCAAGAATTTTTTTCCTGAGAAGTGTTTACCTTGTTTAGCGTCTAACTATATCTTATCAGAAAACTAAAGTCATTTAAGTAGATCTATTAGTGCTTTTTTAACGAAACTTATAATTGCCACATCAAAACCCTCAACAACAAATACGTAAGAGTTGAACTACTCTCAATCcgtgtttatatatttatatagtcATGACAGGTAGTCTTGGAAAGTAGCAATATTTGACCTTTCATTTATAAATCTTCTTATTTCGTCATTGGTGTACTCTTTCCAGATTATTCGGTATACCCGATTTTCTTGACAGTGTCTTTAAAATCATCAGATTTGTCCAATCATGTCAGGATTTATTGATTGTCCATTAATATTTGGACCATAAACTGGTTTTTGTCAATTTCCTccagaaaatgtaataaatccTGAACTATATCGATGATTATTCATCCCAGATTCACGTATAATggaacatattttttaagtagtgGTTCTTATAGTAAGAtcagttttttgtaaatttgctcTAGAAAATGTGAGAAATCTCAAACTGTATTAATGATCAGTCATACCAGATTTACGTatgatacaaaatattttttaagtagtgGTTCTTATCGTAAGATCagtttctttttcaaattttggtATATACGAAGCAGTTTTTTCACAAAATccattttactaaaaaatgctTACCTTGTTTTGCGTCTAATTCCTGATCGGGACACGAAAGTCATGTAGGTTGATTTACTAGTGCtattttaatgaaaggtataACCATAAACAACAAATACGTAAAATTTCAACTCCTGTCAAACCTTTTTTCTTCCCTGTTTCATCTATGTAGTACTTACAGGTAGTCTTGAAAAGCAGCAATATTTGACTTTCCATTCACAAATCTTTTAATTTCGATACTGGTATACCGTTTCCAGATTATTTGGTATACCCGATTTCCTGGAAAGTGTCTTTAAAATCATCAGATTTGCCCTATTCATGTCAAGATTTATTGATTGTCCATAAATATTTCGACCAGAAACTGGTTTTTGTTAATTTCCTCTAGAAAATGTGAGAAATCCCGAACTGTATCAATGATCGATCATCCCAGATTCACGTataatggaaaatattttttaagtagcGGTTCTTATAGTAAGATCAGTTTTTTGTCAATTTCCTCTAAAAAATGTGAGAAATCTCAAACTGTATTGATGATCAGTTAAGATCAGTTTCTTTTTCAAATGTTGTTATATACGACTCagtatttcagttttttcaCAAAATCCATTTTACTGGAAAATGTTTACCTTGTTTTGCGTCTAATTTCTGATCATGTAGTTAGATTTATTAGTGCtattttaatgaaaggtataACCTTAAACaacaaatatgtaaattttcaaCTCCTGTGAAACCTTTTTTTCCTCCCTCTTTTATCTATGTAGTACTTACAGGTATTATTAGAAGGCACCAATATTTCACTTTCCACTCATAAATCTTTATAGCTGGTCACCAGCATACTGTTTCCAGGTTAATTGGTATACCCAATTTCCTGGAAATAGTCTTTAAGTTCATCTGATTTGCCTTATTTATGTCAGGAATTATTGTTTGTCCATAAATATTTGAaccaaaaactgttttttgttaatttcctTTAGAAAATGTGAGAAATCCTGAACTGTATCGACGATCGACCAGCCCAAACTTACGTAtaatgcaaaatattaattaagtactGGTTCTTATAGTAAGACAGTTTCTTATTCAAATTTTACTATAGATGCCGCAGTTTTTCAGTTTTACTTCACAAAatccattttagtaataaatgctTACCTTGTCTTACGTCTAATTTCTTATCGGAAAACGAAAGTTGGGTAGGTTGATCTGTTAGTgctgttttaatgaaaaattatattggaagGCATTAATATTTCACTTTCCACTCATAAATTTTAGTAGTTCGTCACTGGTATACCATTTCCAGGTTAATTGATATACCCGATTTCCTGGAAATGGTCTTTAAGTTCATCTGGTTTGCCTTATTTATGTCAGGAATTGTTAAATGTCCATACATACTTAGAccatgaattattttttttcaagtttctcCAGAAAATGTCAGAAATCTTAAACTGTATCGATGATCAGATGAGACTCACATGTcatgcaaaatattaattaaagacTGTTTCTTATAGTAAgacagtttcatttttaaattgacaaaATCCGTTTTCGTGGGATATGCTTACATTGTCTTATAAGAAAGCGAAATACCTATTAGTATTCTAATGAAAGGTATAATTACtacattaaaatcttaaataacaAATACGTAAAATTTCAACTCCTGTCGAACCTTTTTTCTTCCCTGTTTCATCTATGTAGTACTTACAGGTTTTCTTGGAAAGCATCAATATTTCACTTTTAATTCATAAATCTTTGTAGTTCGTCACTGGTATATCGTTTCCAGGTTAATTGGTATACCCGATTTCCTGGAAAGGGTCTTTAAGTTCATCTGATTTACCTTATTTATGTCAGGAATTATTGATTGTTCATAAATCTTTGAaccaaaaactgttttttgttaatttcctTTGGAAAATGTAAGAAATCCTGAACTTTATCGACGATTGACCAGCCCAAACTTACGTAtaatgcaaaatattaattaagtattGGTTTTTATAGTAAGACAGTTTCTTATTCAAATTTTACTATAGATGACGCagtttttcagttttaattcaCAAAATCGGTTTTCGTAAGATATACTTACATTGTTTTGCGTCTATTTCTTATACGAAAGCAAAAGTCATCAAGGCATATTTATTAATGCTATTTTAATGAAAGGTACAATAGCTACattaaaacattaaacaaatatggaaaatttCAATTCCTGTCAAACCTTTTTTCCTTCCTGTTTTATCTATGTAGTACTTACAGGTATTATTAGAAGGCATCAATATTTCACTTTCCATTCATAAATCTTTATAGCTCGTCACTGGTATACCTTTTCCAGATTAATTAGTATACCTGATTTCCTGGAAAGCGTCTTTAAGTTCATCTGATTTACCTTATTCATGTCAGGAATTATTGATTGTCCATAAATCTTTGAaccaaaaactgttttttgttAACTTCCTTTAGAAAATGTGAGAAATCCTGAACTGTATCGAAGATAGACCAGCCCAAACTTACGTATAATGCAAAATATTAATCAAGTACTGGTTCTTATACTaagacagttttttttttattgttactatAGATGAtgtagttttttagttttaattcacAAAATCCATTTTACATATAAATGTTTACCTTGTCTTATGTCTAATTTTTTATCGGAAAACGAAAATTGGGTAGGTTGATCTGTTAGTgctgttttaatgaaaaataatattggaaGGCATCAATATTTCACTTTCCACTCATAAATCTTAGTAATTTGTTACTGGCATACCATTTCCAGGTTAATTGGTGTACCCGATTTCCTGGAAAGGTTCTTTAAGTTCATCTAATTTGCCTTATTCATGCCAGGAATTGTTAATTGTCCATACATACGTAGACCATGAATTGTTTTTTGTCAAGTTTCTCCAGAAAATGTCAGAAATCTTAAAATGTATTGATGATCAGATCTGAGACTCACATGTCATgcaaaatatgaattaaagACTGGTTCTTATAGTAAGACagtttcattttcaaattttattatagatgacctagtttttcatttttaaattgacaaaATCCGTTTTCGTGAGATATGCTTATTTTATCTTATAAGAAAGTGAAAGACCTATTAGTGCTGTTCTAATGAAAGGTATAATTACCACGTTAAAACCTTAAATAACAAATACGTAAAATTTCAACGCCTGTCAAACCTTTTTTCTTCCCTGTTTCATCTATGTAGTACTTACAGGTTTTCTTGTAAGCCGTCAATATTTCACTTTCCATTCATAAATCTTTGTAGTTCGTCACTGGTATATCGTTTCCAGGTTAATTGGTATACCCGATTTCCTGGAAAGGGTCTTTAAGTTCATCTGATTTACCTTATTTATGTCAGGAATTATTGATTGTTCATAAATCTTTAAaccaaaaactgttttttgttaatttcctttaaaaaatgtgaGAAATCCTAAACCCAGACTTACATacgatataaaatataaattaaatactggTTCTCATAGTAAAACagtttctttttcaaatttaactATAGATGACGCagtttttcagttttaattcataatttacTGATTCTTTTTGCTCAAATAAGTTTACTTTGTTTTGCATCTAATTTCTTATCGGAAAACGAAAGTTATGTACATACATTTATTAGTgctgttttaataaaatgtatattaacCACATTAAAaccttaaacaaaaaattcgtaaaatttCACCTCCTGTCAAGTCTCTCCTTTTTCCTCTCTATATTGCTCTGTAATCATCTATATAGTACTTACAGGTTTTCTTGGAAAGCATCAATATTCATTTCACTTTCCATTTATAAATCTTTGTAGTGCGTTACTGGTATACTATTTCCAGATTAATTAGTATACCCGATTTCCTGGAAAGGGTCTTTTAATTTATCTGATTTGCCTTATTCGTGGCAGAAATTGTTGCTTGTGTATAAATACTTAGACCTGAAACCGTTTCTTGTCAATTTCCTGATTTCTTTCTAAGATTTCAATCTGCTGATTCTCTGACTTCAATTACGTTACGTGAAGCAAAATAAGccacaaaattatttgttgtctTTTTCTATAGCAAATAAACTTATCTGAGAAGGGTTCTTGATGTTCTTAATCAAGCAATCATTAAATGCTTTCTTCTTCGACAACACATGCCTAACACAAGCCCATCATAAAAGCTTTCTATTCTTTTGTTCAGGTGCTAAAACCACCATTAATTCTCTGAAAGAAGCATCTTAACGTTCAAGGACTAACTGACTCATTAGCACAAATATGTGCGACGCACGACACAACAATGAGAAAGAAATCAAAATTCTTCATCGTTGGGAACGAACAGTTGAATCCGAACGTGCTGGGAAAACCATTTGCATAACTTTAAATCTACTTACGATGCTCATAACACACGACGGTCTCTTCTCTTTGCTTAAGGAGTCATTGGTGTCGTTCTTAATAGTCTCGTTCATTTCCTCCATAAATTGGAAGTTGACCACGTGGGATTTTGGAGCTGTAACTTTAATTTGGCACAGTGTTTCGTTATTGCGAACGCCGGAATCCAGGATGACGGTCTGGGAGGCCGAGTCTCCTCTGGATTGTAACACCACATCTTTGGATGAACTACAGATCCCTATTGGTTCGGGTACTGCtaaaaaaagagagaaataATTTGAAACAACAGTAACTACATGCTTAGTTCGGTTGATAAACAAAATGCAGATATGGCAATTTGGGTCGACCGGTTTCGAATGTCCAATTGCACACACACACACGGTATTACCGTCAGCTAAAAATAGCCGACGATCAGGTTAATCACCTGATGAAGACCCGTCCAACAAGAAGTTGAAGATGCCACAATGAGCATCCTCGTAAACACGTAGTAAGAGAAAGaaattaattgttattttagGAAACCTTCATGAAGGGTTTCGGAGATGATCGAGCTTCCGTTATTGTCATATATTGCAAAAAGTAGTGGTAACATGAAAAGTGAAACTCATAAATTAGTGGAGCAATTAATGCATTAAATGTGAGGCGCCATCGTATCAAATTAATTTCCCAATTCGTCTACTAAAACTGAAAAGAAAGTGAACGTATATAACCGTTTTATATGGGTAACCGCAGGTTGTGAATCGATTGACCTCTGAGTGTGAAttctttattgaaaatatctAAGAAGAATATGCTATATACATAAACAGTTAATAtgtctataaaataaataatttaaaggaaatCAGTGAAACGTGTCTATAGGCGCCTTCACATGCATGATAGCTCACAGTACCTGTCTCTAAGTAAAAAATGTCGATTGCGTAAGCTCATTAAAGATGCGATTTCTCGAGCGAAGTGAATGCTGGAGACcgatttgaaaaattatttttttcacgtTTCTCAaggttttttttggtaaaattattgGTGCATTACCTTCGATGCTATTTATAGGactttaatagaaaaacaataGGAAAGTGTGAAATTTAGTTGAAAATTCTTAAGACacttccaggtatttgaaggAAATCGAAGTTGAGGAACTGGGTTAATTACTTAAGTATtgttaaatttcttccaggcatttgagtcgttttaagtgcctggaataatcaatTAAGTACTTTGAATGTCCTCCAAAGCATTTGAAGGAAACCGAACTGAGTtgaggattttgttttttaatactaGACGGCCAAGAGTATTTTTAGAAtgttattccaggaatttaaagatctggaataaaaatttaagtactgttaaatttctttcaggcatttgagtcatttcaagtgcctggaataatcaatTAAATACTTTGAATGCCCTCCAAAGCATTTGGAGGAAATCGAACTGAGTTaacgattttgttttttaatccTAGACATCCAAGAGTAATTTCAGAAAGTTATTCCAGGAATtgaaatgtctggaataaaaatttaagtactGTTAAATTTCTTTCATGCATTCGAGTcattttaagtgcctggaataatcaatTAAGTACTTGGAATGTCCTCCAAAGCATTTGGAGGAAATCGAACTGAGttaaggattttgttttttaatactaaacATCCAAGAGTAATTTCAGAAAGTGATTCCATAAAtttaaatgtctgaaa includes these proteins:
- the LOC126746269 gene encoding uncharacterized protein LOC126746269 isoform X2, which produces MKLLVLFGVFVFRFVRAQGNMPLPEPIGICSSSKDVVLQSRGDSASQTVILDSGVRNNETLCQIKVTAPKSHVVNFQFMEEMNETIKNDTNDSLSKEKRPSCVMSIYLPDNSTAPFWKGDPCSGEKMTDIDLLTSEFNILWSPPENQSAVVFFKTVVLTAVGSGPSCKEPFQHTCMRIGRIPMLCISDHLLCDGIPNCPKTSTNSDEDPKICNIAKNAWENFVVELVKKYRPRSDGDDTFDLQGNSSEVASDSDWFVQWQLVKKNVTDKPNVVNETHSASESISAMLNKYGPWGYLMMGLLICGTVLFFCGLWECCCKRPKPEVDAPPLTNPTTVLVMNCGQGAATPPMPPQYDDLDLPPSYTTLFPAEEGRYTSISEEGVASTSNAEEEKSEEVGGAGESVTVQINHCGTSQEDEEDVEGDEGESVESS
- the LOC126746269 gene encoding uncharacterized protein LOC126746269 isoform X1, which translates into the protein MKLLVLFGVFVFRFVRAQGNMPSVPEPIGICSSSKDVVLQSRGDSASQTVILDSGVRNNETLCQIKVTAPKSHVVNFQFMEEMNETIKNDTNDSLSKEKRPSCVMSIYLPDNSTAPFWKGDPCSGEKMTDIDLLTSEFNILWSPPENQSAVVFFKTVVLTAVGSGPSCKEPFQHTCMRIGRIPMLCISDHLLCDGIPNCPKTSTNSDEDPKICNIAKNAWENFVVELVKKYRPRSDGDDTFDLQGNSSEVASDSDWFVQWQLVKKNVTDKPNVVNETHSASESISAMLNKYGPWGYLMMGLLICGTVLFFCGLWECCCKRPKPEVDAPPLTNPTTVLVMNCGQGAATPPMPPQYDDLDLPPSYTTLFPAEEGRYTSISEEGVASTSNAEEEKSEEVGGAGESVTVQINHCGTSQEDEEDVEGDEGESVESS
- the LOC126746269 gene encoding uncharacterized protein LOC126746269 isoform X3 produces the protein MHFKESLQVPEPIGICSSSKDVVLQSRGDSASQTVILDSGVRNNETLCQIKVTAPKSHVVNFQFMEEMNETIKNDTNDSLSKEKRPSCVMSIYLPDNSTAPFWKGDPCSGEKMTDIDLLTSEFNILWSPPENQSAVVFFKTVVLTAVGSGPSCKEPFQHTCMRIGRIPMLCISDHLLCDGIPNCPKTSTNSDEDPKICNIAKNAWENFVVELVKKYRPRSDGDDTFDLQGNSSEVASDSDWFVQWQLVKKNVTDKPNVVNETHSASESISAMLNKYGPWGYLMMGLLICGTVLFFCGLWECCCKRPKPEVDAPPLTNPTTVLVMNCGQGAATPPMPPQYDDLDLPPSYTTLFPAEEGRYTSISEEGVASTSNAEEEKSEEVGGAGESVTVQINHCGTSQEDEEDVEGDEGESVESS